One Frankia alni ACN14a DNA window includes the following coding sequences:
- a CDS encoding leucyl aminopeptidase family protein: MTMDGTASSPVLDALIGSPPEITLRSGSATDAAASVVAVVLAAGEDGPVLAAAARRAGADLGVDLDRLVETESLRGDAGSVLVVPVTGAQRSITRLLVVGVGAGQPGDWRAAGAAVARRAGAAARVAVIAQPAPVGLRAFAEGAALGAYRVSGLLERAGQPGRPAGDGADARTRPVVVPGAAAEAPGRDALNVNEITVDDAGLDGVDAAGPAIDAAGPAVDAGGGASASVAEAVGGPLREVVVVGDLAADPAALAALRAARAVALGVYIARDLVNTPSLVKSPEWLADRAVRIATEAGLTATVLGPRELAEQGFGGLRAVGQGSPRPPRLVRIEYDGAGAGAGAGAGAGAGAGGGGARHRVLVGKGITFDSGGLSLKPAVSMIGMKTDMSGAAAVLGTMTALPALGVPGQVTGLLCLAENMIGGSAMRPGDVITCWGGTTVEVLNTDAEGRLVLADGLAYAAGELGADVVVDLATLTGAIAVALGRRTAGLFSSDDDLAAELATAAESAGERVWRLPLTEDYRPAIDSPVADLANIGRALDVGGGSITAALFLREFAGKLPWAHLDIAGTARSDSDDGEISRGGTGWGVRTLLRWLAADPAAATAVADASARVG; the protein is encoded by the coding sequence ATGACCATGGACGGAACCGCGTCGAGTCCGGTGCTCGATGCTCTCATCGGGTCGCCGCCGGAGATCACGCTCCGGTCCGGGAGCGCCACCGACGCGGCGGCCTCCGTCGTCGCCGTCGTGCTGGCGGCGGGGGAGGACGGGCCGGTCCTCGCGGCGGCCGCCCGGCGGGCCGGCGCCGATCTCGGGGTGGATCTCGACCGACTCGTCGAGACCGAGTCCCTGCGCGGTGACGCCGGCTCCGTGCTGGTCGTCCCGGTCACCGGCGCGCAACGCTCGATCACCCGGCTGCTCGTGGTGGGAGTCGGCGCCGGCCAGCCGGGGGACTGGCGGGCCGCCGGCGCCGCCGTGGCGCGCCGGGCCGGTGCGGCGGCGCGGGTCGCGGTGATCGCGCAGCCCGCGCCGGTCGGCCTGCGGGCGTTCGCCGAGGGGGCCGCCCTCGGTGCCTACCGCGTCTCCGGGCTGTTGGAGCGGGCCGGGCAGCCCGGCCGTCCCGCGGGCGACGGAGCGGACGCCCGGACCCGGCCCGTGGTCGTGCCCGGCGCCGCAGCCGAGGCGCCCGGTCGCGACGCGCTGAACGTCAACGAGATCACGGTGGACGATGCCGGCCTCGACGGCGTCGACGCCGCCGGCCCCGCCATCGACGCCGCCGGCCCGGCCGTGGACGCGGGCGGTGGGGCGTCGGCGTCCGTCGCCGAGGCCGTCGGCGGGCCGCTGCGCGAGGTGGTCGTCGTCGGTGACCTCGCGGCGGATCCCGCGGCGCTCGCGGCGCTGCGGGCGGCCCGCGCGGTGGCACTCGGGGTCTACATCGCCCGTGATCTGGTGAACACGCCGAGCCTGGTGAAGTCGCCGGAATGGCTCGCCGACCGGGCCGTGCGCATCGCGACCGAGGCCGGCCTCACCGCGACGGTGCTCGGTCCGCGGGAGCTGGCCGAGCAGGGCTTCGGCGGGCTGCGGGCCGTGGGCCAGGGTTCACCCCGCCCGCCGCGGCTGGTCCGGATCGAGTACGACGGTGCTGGTGCTGGTGCTGGTGCTGGTGCTGGTGCTGGTGCTGGGGCTGGTGGCGGTGGGGCCCGCCATCGGGTCCTCGTCGGCAAGGGCATCACGTTCGACTCGGGCGGCCTCTCGCTCAAGCCGGCCGTGTCGATGATCGGGATGAAGACCGACATGTCCGGCGCCGCGGCGGTGCTGGGCACGATGACCGCGCTGCCGGCGCTCGGCGTGCCCGGCCAGGTGACCGGCCTGCTCTGCCTCGCGGAGAACATGATCGGCGGCAGCGCCATGCGCCCCGGCGACGTCATCACCTGCTGGGGCGGCACGACCGTCGAAGTGCTCAACACCGACGCCGAGGGGCGCCTGGTCCTCGCCGACGGCCTCGCCTACGCGGCGGGCGAGCTTGGTGCCGACGTCGTCGTCGACCTGGCCACCCTCACCGGGGCGATCGCCGTCGCGCTCGGCCGGCGCACCGCGGGCCTGTTCAGCTCCGACGACGATCTCGCCGCGGAGCTGGCCACCGCGGCCGAGTCCGCCGGCGAGCGGGTGTGGCGCCTGCCGCTCACCGAGGACTACCGGCCGGCGATCGACTCGCCGGTAGCCGACCTGGCCAACATCGGCCGGGCGCTGGACGTCGGCGGCGGGTCCATCACCGCCGCGCTGTTCCTGCGCGAGTTCGCCGGGAAACTGCCATGGGCCCATCTCGACATCGCCGGCACGGCCCGGTCCGACTCCGACGACGGCGAGATCAGCCGCGGCGGCACGGGCTGGGGAGTCCGCACCCTGCTGCGCTGGCTGGCCGCGGACCCCGCCGCCGCTACCGCCGTGGCGGACGCGTCCGCTCGGGTCGGGTAG
- a CDS encoding DUF3117 domain-containing protein → MAAMKPRTGDGPLEVTKEGRGIVMRVPLEGGGRLVVELTADEASALGDALKTAVS, encoded by the coding sequence ATGGCGGCCATGAAGCCGCGGACGGGTGACGGTCCGCTCGAGGTGACCAAGGAGGGGCGCGGCATCGTCATGCGTGTCCCGCTGGAGGGGGGCGGTCGGCTCGTTGTGGAACTCACCGCCGACGAGGCGAGTGCGCTGGGGGACGCCCTCAAGACCGCGGTCAGCTAG
- a CDS encoding DivIVA domain-containing protein: MVLVVEIVIVAAVVFAVAALAVGRFDRLAPAPPDGASVGLPAATVTAGDISRLRFAMAPRGYRMAEVDAVLLRLAEEVAWRDEELARRDDELVRLATFARIGPAPSVPEHPVVPLDKPQD, encoded by the coding sequence GTGGTGCTCGTCGTCGAGATCGTGATCGTGGCCGCAGTCGTGTTCGCCGTGGCCGCGCTGGCCGTCGGCCGCTTCGACCGGCTTGCCCCCGCGCCGCCCGACGGCGCCTCCGTCGGCCTGCCCGCCGCCACGGTGACGGCCGGCGACATCTCCCGGCTGCGCTTCGCGATGGCGCCGCGCGGCTACCGCATGGCCGAGGTCGACGCCGTCCTGCTCCGCCTGGCCGAGGAGGTGGCCTGGCGCGACGAGGAGTTGGCCCGGCGCGACGACGAACTCGTCCGGTTGGCGACCTTCGCACGCATCGGCCCCGCGCCGTCGGTGCCGGAGCATCCCGTCGTGCCGCTGGACAAGCCGCAGGACTGA
- the folP gene encoding dihydropteroate synthase, translating to MAIVNRTPDSFFDRGATYGEAAALDAVDRAVEDGAEIIDIGGVKAAPGGEVSPAEELRRVGGFVAAVRARHPDLVISVDTWRAAVGRVVAGEGADLLNDAWGGVDPQLAEVAAEFGTGLVCTHAGHLPPRTRPHRMTYDDVVADIVTTTTGLAERAASLGVRADAVLIDPGHDFGKNSRHSLEATRRLPELAATGWPVLVAMSNKDFVGETLDTGVDERLEGTLAATAISAWLGARVFRAHQVAATLRTLRMVAAIRGDADLAVARRGVV from the coding sequence ATGGCCATCGTCAATCGCACCCCGGACTCGTTCTTCGACCGGGGCGCGACGTACGGGGAGGCCGCGGCGCTCGACGCCGTCGACCGTGCCGTCGAGGACGGGGCGGAGATCATCGACATCGGCGGGGTCAAGGCGGCCCCCGGCGGCGAGGTGAGCCCGGCCGAGGAGCTTCGCCGGGTGGGCGGCTTCGTCGCCGCGGTCCGCGCACGCCATCCCGACCTGGTGATCAGCGTCGACACCTGGCGGGCGGCGGTCGGCCGCGTGGTCGCCGGGGAGGGCGCCGACCTGCTCAACGACGCCTGGGGCGGGGTGGACCCGCAGCTCGCCGAGGTCGCCGCCGAGTTCGGCACGGGCCTGGTCTGCACCCACGCCGGGCATCTGCCACCCCGGACCCGGCCGCACCGGATGACCTACGACGACGTCGTCGCCGACATCGTCACCACGACGACCGGCCTCGCCGAGCGCGCCGCGTCGCTGGGGGTGCGCGCCGACGCGGTGCTCATCGACCCGGGCCACGACTTCGGCAAGAACAGCCGGCACTCGCTGGAGGCCACCCGGCGGTTGCCGGAACTGGCGGCCACCGGGTGGCCGGTGCTCGTCGCCATGTCGAACAAGGACTTCGTCGGGGAGACGCTGGACACCGGGGTCGACGAACGCCTGGAGGGAACCCTCGCCGCGACGGCGATCAGCGCCTGGCTCGGCGCCCGGGTCTTCCGCGCCCACCAGGTGGCCGCGACGCTGCGGACGCTGCGGATGGTCGCGGCGATCCGCGGCGACGCCGACCTTGCCGTCGCCCGCCGCGGCGTCGTCTGA
- a CDS encoding TIGR00730 family Rossman fold protein, which translates to MNICVYCASSSAIDAAHVELAARTGAELARRGHTLVSGGGSVSCMGAVARAARAGGAHTIGVIPRALLALEVSDTDADELIVTDTMRERKALMDARADGFLALPGGLGTLEELLEIWVARVLSLHTKPVVVLDPGGVFGHLRLLVDGLVESGFVRPVARDTLIWADSVDEALDHLEAAAAPPSTVPAGAGAGAAAGTAPPQPTDREIIEGD; encoded by the coding sequence GTGAACATCTGCGTCTACTGCGCGTCCTCGTCCGCGATCGACGCCGCCCATGTGGAGCTGGCCGCCCGAACCGGGGCGGAGCTCGCCCGGCGCGGCCACACCCTGGTGTCCGGCGGTGGCTCGGTGTCGTGCATGGGGGCGGTGGCCCGGGCGGCGCGGGCCGGCGGCGCCCACACCATCGGGGTGATCCCGCGCGCGCTGCTGGCGCTGGAGGTCAGCGACACCGACGCGGACGAACTGATCGTCACGGACACGATGCGGGAGCGTAAGGCACTGATGGACGCCCGCGCCGACGGCTTCCTCGCCCTGCCCGGCGGGCTGGGCACGCTGGAGGAGCTGCTGGAGATCTGGGTGGCCCGGGTGCTGAGCCTGCACACGAAGCCCGTGGTCGTCCTCGACCCCGGCGGGGTCTTCGGCCACCTGCGGCTGCTCGTCGACGGGCTCGTCGAGAGCGGGTTCGTCCGGCCGGTCGCACGCGACACGCTGATCTGGGCCGACAGCGTGGACGAGGCCCTCGACCACCTGGAGGCCGCCGCCGCGCCGCCGAGCACCGTGCCCGCCGGTGCCGGTGCCGGTGCCGCTGCCGGCACCGCCCCGCCCCAGCCGACCGACCGAGAGATCATCGAGGGCGACTGA
- a CDS encoding TIGR00730 family Rossman fold protein, producing the protein MPPSDPDQPAAPPPSPEEDATGTTPRTDAPPAAPRTDAPPAGPRVGASPAVPSGRERRYPPPEQVRGAVVARRGQIERSTTDQRLLDTRSPSGFVHGDPWRVMRIQSEFVEGFGLLAELPRAVTVFGSARITADDPIYAQGRRLGAALAEAGFAVITGGGPGAMEAVNRGAQEAGGLSVGLGIELPFEQRLNDWVDLGVSFRYFFVRKTMFVKYAEAFVILPGGVGTLDELFEALTLVQTGKVTRFPVVLIGSEYWSGLVGWLRSTVLPAGLIKESDLHILAITDDVDEAVRIIVRGTAGHAEPPRPEVPEP; encoded by the coding sequence ATGCCGCCCTCAGATCCGGATCAGCCGGCCGCGCCCCCGCCCTCGCCGGAGGAGGATGCGACCGGCACCACACCGCGGACCGACGCCCCGCCCGCGGCCCCGCGGACCGACGCCCCGCCCGCGGGCCCGCGGGTCGGCGCCAGTCCGGCCGTCCCGTCGGGTCGGGAGCGCCGCTACCCGCCGCCGGAGCAGGTCCGCGGCGCGGTCGTCGCCCGCCGCGGGCAGATCGAGCGCTCCACCACCGACCAGCGGCTGCTCGACACCCGCAGCCCGTCGGGTTTCGTCCATGGCGACCCGTGGCGGGTGATGCGCATCCAGAGCGAGTTCGTCGAGGGCTTCGGGCTGCTCGCGGAACTGCCGCGGGCCGTGACGGTCTTCGGCTCGGCGCGCATCACCGCGGACGACCCGATCTACGCCCAGGGGCGCCGCCTCGGCGCCGCGCTTGCCGAGGCCGGCTTCGCCGTCATCACCGGCGGGGGGCCGGGGGCGATGGAGGCGGTCAACCGCGGCGCCCAGGAGGCGGGCGGGCTGTCGGTCGGCCTCGGCATCGAGCTGCCGTTCGAGCAGCGGCTCAACGACTGGGTCGACCTCGGGGTCAGCTTCCGGTACTTCTTCGTGCGCAAGACGATGTTCGTGAAGTACGCCGAGGCGTTCGTGATCCTGCCCGGCGGGGTCGGCACGCTCGACGAGCTGTTCGAGGCGCTCACCCTCGTCCAGACCGGCAAGGTCACCCGGTTCCCGGTGGTCCTCATCGGGTCGGAGTACTGGTCGGGCCTGGTGGGGTGGCTGCGTTCCACCGTCCTGCCGGCCGGCCTGATCAAGGAGTCGGACCTGCACATCCTGGCGATAACCGACGATGTCGACGAGGCGGTGCGCATCATCGTGCGGGGGACGGCCGGGCACGCCGAGCCGCCCCGCCCGGAGGTGCCCGAACCGTGA
- a CDS encoding GDSL-type esterase/lipase family protein, translated as MPEPTMQRAPRPDVIVAASRPRSRPFAYAVIGLLSVVVAVSIVLGVVGPDPDPSASVWLTSADGAHRLDRQPDVRLLPSTGPATGQGVLRVEPDRRFQVMEGVGAALTDSSTYLIDTRLSPPERRRLMRSLFDRDAGAGLSFLRQPIGASDFSRAAVTYDDVPAGQRDPRLRRFSVARDEEHVLPLLRQARALNPELRVMATPWTAPAWMRTGDTLSGSSGGPLRPEDTAAFAAYLAAYARAYADGGVPVDLISPLNEPLAPPGNHPAMPMTAQQEAAVIAALGPALRAAGLSTRIAVSDQNWDFGSYALQVLSDPAAAPWIAGIASHCYGGDPSAQAVLRGQAPTLAQYVTECSSGSWSKGFGDSLRWSAQNMVIGATRNGAATVAYWNVALDETGGPKLGGCPSCRGLVTIDRRSGKVTYSPEYYALGQLAKVTEPGAVRVDTASPGPGGLQNVAFVNPDGSRALVAYNPGTVPAAVTVDDGRVSFAARVPPGAMASFSWPGRRLAAASAASGVPTAPRPVPGHPGPGGALAGAQNRVRVMPLGDSLVDGFVTSGGWRTQLWHRLVQNDGEPVVFVGSQRGGPPDLGDQREEGHPGWRLDALQRQAAAWVGSARPDVVLLMAGTNDINEGASAQQAAARLDALLGTILAARPGVAVLVSTLVPMHNGHDATWAAFNAAIPGVVAARRAAGADVSVVDLSSMVGPEHYVDGLHPDQAGYNALGDAWYAAVRPVVHRLRDAAAAASGPRMSASTVAVSACCTDTAPALAADGLPGTRWTSGYPQEPGMWLQADLRAPTPVSGVDLDAGPSVGDQPRGYVVRVSVDGTTWRTVATRGDDGPRAAVSFPPVTARYVRVQLTVAVSDHWWSVADLTVHTAP; from the coding sequence ATGCCCGAGCCGACCATGCAACGAGCCCCGCGGCCCGACGTGATCGTAGCCGCGTCCCGGCCGCGGTCACGCCCCTTCGCGTACGCCGTGATCGGGCTGCTGTCCGTCGTCGTCGCCGTGTCGATCGTGCTCGGCGTGGTGGGACCCGACCCGGACCCGTCCGCCTCGGTATGGCTGACCAGCGCGGACGGTGCGCACCGCCTGGACCGCCAGCCGGACGTGCGACTGCTTCCGTCGACCGGGCCGGCCACCGGGCAGGGTGTCCTACGGGTCGAGCCGGACCGGCGTTTCCAGGTCATGGAGGGAGTCGGGGCCGCCCTGACCGACTCCTCCACGTATCTGATCGACACGAGGCTGTCGCCGCCCGAGCGCCGCCGGCTGATGCGCTCGCTGTTCGACCGAGACGCCGGCGCCGGGCTGAGTTTCCTGCGCCAGCCGATCGGGGCCAGCGACTTCTCCCGGGCCGCGGTGACCTACGACGACGTTCCCGCGGGCCAGCGCGACCCGCGGCTGCGGCGGTTCAGCGTCGCCCGCGACGAGGAGCACGTGCTGCCGCTGCTGCGCCAGGCCCGCGCACTCAACCCGGAACTGCGGGTGATGGCGACGCCCTGGACCGCCCCGGCCTGGATGCGCACCGGCGACACGCTGTCCGGCTCCTCCGGCGGTCCCCTGCGGCCCGAGGACACCGCCGCCTTCGCCGCCTACCTGGCCGCCTACGCCCGTGCCTACGCGGACGGCGGCGTGCCGGTCGACCTGATCTCGCCGCTGAACGAACCGCTGGCGCCGCCCGGGAACCATCCCGCCATGCCGATGACGGCCCAGCAGGAGGCGGCGGTGATCGCCGCGCTCGGTCCGGCGCTGCGCGCGGCCGGGCTGAGCACCCGCATAGCCGTCTCCGATCAGAACTGGGACTTCGGCTCCTACGCCCTGCAGGTGCTCAGCGACCCCGCGGCGGCGCCGTGGATCGCCGGGATCGCCTCGCACTGCTACGGCGGGGACCCGTCCGCCCAGGCGGTGCTGCGCGGCCAGGCGCCGACGCTCGCCCAGTACGTCACCGAGTGCTCCAGCGGGTCCTGGTCGAAGGGCTTCGGCGACAGCCTGCGCTGGAGCGCGCAGAACATGGTGATCGGCGCGACCCGCAACGGCGCCGCCACGGTCGCCTACTGGAACGTGGCGCTCGACGAGACCGGCGGGCCCAAGCTCGGCGGCTGCCCGAGCTGCCGCGGCCTGGTCACGATCGACCGGCGCAGCGGAAAGGTGACGTACAGCCCCGAGTACTACGCGCTCGGCCAACTCGCCAAGGTCACCGAGCCGGGTGCCGTCCGGGTGGACACGGCCTCGCCCGGACCCGGCGGGCTGCAGAACGTCGCCTTCGTGAACCCGGACGGATCGCGCGCGCTGGTCGCCTACAACCCGGGGACGGTGCCGGCGGCGGTCACCGTCGACGACGGCAGGGTGTCGTTCGCCGCGCGGGTCCCGCCCGGTGCCATGGCCTCGTTCTCCTGGCCGGGCCGCCGGCTCGCCGCCGCCTCCGCCGCCTCCGGCGTCCCCACCGCCCCGCGTCCCGTCCCCGGGCATCCCGGTCCCGGCGGTGCGCTCGCCGGGGCGCAGAACCGCGTCCGGGTGATGCCGCTGGGGGACTCGCTCGTCGACGGGTTCGTGACCAGCGGCGGCTGGCGCACCCAGCTGTGGCACCGGCTGGTGCAGAACGACGGTGAGCCGGTCGTGTTCGTGGGCTCCCAGCGCGGCGGCCCACCCGACCTGGGCGACCAGCGGGAGGAGGGCCATCCCGGCTGGCGACTGGACGCGCTGCAACGTCAGGCGGCTGCCTGGGTCGGCTCGGCGCGGCCCGACGTCGTCCTGCTCATGGCCGGCACGAACGACATCAACGAGGGAGCCAGCGCCCAGCAGGCCGCCGCCCGGCTCGACGCGCTGCTGGGCACGATCCTCGCCGCCCGCCCCGGCGTCGCCGTGCTGGTGTCCACCCTCGTCCCGATGCACAACGGCCACGACGCCACCTGGGCGGCCTTCAACGCGGCGATCCCCGGCGTCGTCGCCGCACGCCGGGCCGCCGGCGCGGACGTCTCGGTCGTGGACCTGTCCTCGATGGTCGGCCCCGAGCACTACGTCGACGGGCTGCACCCCGACCAGGCCGGCTACAACGCGCTCGGCGACGCCTGGTACGCCGCCGTCCGGCCGGTCGTGCACCGCCTGCGCGACGCCGCCGCCGCCGCGTCCGGACCGCGCATGTCGGCCTCGACGGTCGCGGTGAGCGCCTGCTGCACCGACACCGCGCCCGCCCTCGCCGCCGACGGCCTGCCCGGCACCCGCTGGACCAGCGGCTACCCTCAGGAACCGGGGATGTGGCTGCAGGCCGACCTGCGCGCCCCGACGCCGGTCAGCGGCGTCGACCTCGACGCCGGCCCCAGCGTCGGTGACCAACCGCGGGGGTACGTGGTGCGCGTCTCCGTCGACGGGACCACCTGGCGGACGGTCGCGACCCGCGGCGACGACGGTCCCCGGGCCGCCGTCTCCTTCCCGCCGGTCACCGCCCGCTACGTCCGGGTGCAGCTCACCGTCGCCGTGAGCGACCACTGGTGGTCGGTGGCCGATCTCACCGTCCACACCGCGCCCTGA
- a CDS encoding acyltransferase family protein has protein sequence MDDLEGYRGVAALGVVVFHAYQFCREGAGGDSAGSSPDGYAYAGTPLGRLLLNLDGLVSLFLLLSGFLLYAPAARQVLAGRRVGSPRVFLLRRAVRILPLYWFATLLVWTYRNPDLPGDWRDLVEHLTFTQVFDSRRIFYTIGPAWSLSVEIFFYVAVALILLALRGWLPARSRPAVRALAIATPPTVMLVGSLAYHWWALELAHQPSDRWAIWFNPLAKAEMFAMGMFLAVAHARWGDRAVRARWLVPVRLVALAILAWGCAIRAEDARTSTEFNLLAMVAFTLLLGSSLFAPPRAWWRRALAARPLMFVGTVSYSVYLWHEPILLYLDTHHLLSHQATAFPWVALLLVVVSVPFGWVSYVILERPAGELKALFQPDGRLRSYYGPRHEG, from the coding sequence ATGGACGACCTCGAGGGATACCGGGGAGTCGCCGCCCTGGGGGTCGTGGTCTTCCACGCCTACCAGTTCTGCCGGGAGGGCGCCGGTGGGGACTCGGCCGGCTCGTCACCCGACGGCTACGCCTACGCCGGGACGCCGCTGGGCCGGCTGCTGCTCAACCTCGACGGCCTCGTCAGTCTGTTCCTGCTGCTGTCGGGCTTCCTGCTTTACGCCCCGGCAGCCCGCCAGGTCCTCGCCGGGCGGCGGGTGGGCAGCCCCCGGGTCTTCCTGCTGCGCCGCGCCGTGCGCATCCTGCCGCTGTACTGGTTCGCGACCCTGCTCGTCTGGACCTACCGCAACCCCGACCTGCCGGGAGACTGGCGCGACCTGGTGGAACACCTCACCTTCACCCAGGTCTTCGACAGCCGTCGCATCTTCTACACGATCGGCCCGGCCTGGTCGCTCTCGGTGGAGATCTTCTTCTACGTCGCCGTCGCGCTCATCCTGCTGGCCCTGCGGGGTTGGCTGCCCGCCCGGTCACGTCCGGCCGTGCGGGCGCTGGCGATCGCGACGCCGCCCACCGTGATGCTGGTCGGCTCGCTTGCCTACCACTGGTGGGCGCTCGAGCTCGCCCACCAGCCGTCCGACCGCTGGGCGATCTGGTTCAACCCGCTGGCCAAGGCGGAGATGTTCGCCATGGGGATGTTCCTCGCCGTCGCCCACGCCCGGTGGGGCGACCGGGCCGTGCGCGCGCGGTGGCTCGTTCCCGTCCGGCTCGTGGCGCTGGCCATCCTCGCCTGGGGCTGCGCCATCCGGGCCGAGGACGCCCGGACGTCGACCGAGTTCAACCTGCTGGCGATGGTCGCGTTCACCCTGCTGCTCGGCAGCTCGCTGTTCGCGCCTCCGCGGGCCTGGTGGCGACGGGCCCTCGCGGCCCGCCCCCTGATGTTCGTCGGCACCGTCAGCTACAGCGTGTACCTGTGGCACGAGCCGATCCTGCTCTACCTCGACACGCATCACCTGCTGAGCCACCAGGCGACGGCGTTCCCCTGGGTGGCGCTGCTGCTGGTGGTCGTCTCCGTGCCGTTCGGCTGGGTCAGCTACGTCATCCTCGAACGGCCCGCGGGCGAACTGAAGGCCCTGTTCCAACCGGACGGTCGGCTGCGCTCGTACTACGGTCCCCGGCACGAGGGCTGA